In Paenarthrobacter sp. GOM3, a single window of DNA contains:
- a CDS encoding LLM class flavin-dependent oxidoreductase, which yields MKFQVLDIIPHLKNPVTGEIVSTADRLNQVVETARRAEELGFDSFSVGERHAGEFVSSSPTTVLAAIAAVTSRIRLQTGVTVLSVLDPVRVAEDYATIDQLSRGRLELVIGKGNEVLQYPLFGLSLDDQWDLLAEKYALLRTLWRKESVTWSGRFRPALTEPTTTTPRPFAGSPRIWHGSATTLTSAALAAKWGDPLFTANAIQPRENYKVLIDHYREEYERHGHDPRHQYLGSGSGAGGVFIADTTQEAIRQYGPVYEGLTAGRNVPGNNSPFRDIEHAVAEGPALVGSPEQVIDKILSYHSLYGHDLQSISLPTTLPFEQQLDILERFALEVIPAVRAAAPTTLWEAGDPFGGRPEFAGSTEPDAAAAVTADHAFNRTDNAHVFAH from the coding sequence ATGAAGTTCCAGGTCCTGGACATCATTCCCCACTTGAAGAACCCGGTCACCGGGGAAATCGTGTCCACTGCTGATCGGCTCAACCAGGTAGTTGAGACGGCCCGCCGCGCAGAGGAGCTCGGCTTCGACAGCTTCTCGGTGGGGGAACGCCACGCCGGTGAGTTCGTCTCGTCATCCCCGACGACGGTCCTCGCCGCGATCGCTGCCGTCACCAGCCGCATCCGCCTCCAGACCGGTGTCACCGTGCTCTCCGTGCTGGATCCCGTGCGTGTGGCCGAGGACTACGCCACGATCGACCAGCTGAGCCGTGGACGCCTGGAACTGGTGATTGGCAAGGGCAACGAGGTGCTGCAGTACCCGTTGTTCGGCCTTTCCCTGGACGATCAATGGGACCTGCTCGCCGAAAAGTATGCGCTGCTGCGCACGCTGTGGCGCAAGGAAAGCGTCACCTGGTCCGGTCGTTTCCGGCCCGCCCTCACCGAACCAACGACGACGACGCCACGCCCCTTTGCGGGGTCGCCCCGGATTTGGCACGGCTCGGCTACAACCCTGACGTCGGCTGCGCTCGCCGCCAAGTGGGGCGATCCGTTGTTCACGGCCAACGCCATCCAGCCGCGGGAAAACTACAAGGTCCTGATCGACCATTACCGCGAAGAGTACGAGCGCCACGGCCATGATCCACGGCACCAATACCTTGGCTCGGGCAGCGGCGCTGGTGGAGTGTTCATCGCGGACACCACCCAGGAAGCCATCCGGCAGTACGGTCCCGTGTATGAGGGCCTGACCGCCGGCCGCAACGTTCCGGGGAACAACTCGCCTTTCCGCGACATTGAGCACGCCGTGGCTGAGGGCCCCGCTCTGGTGGGAAGCCCGGAACAGGTGATCGACAAGATCCTCAGCTACCACTCCCTGTACGGCCACGATCTCCAATCGATCTCCCTGCCCACCACGTTGCCGTTCGAACAGCAGCTGGACATCCTGGAGCGCTTCGCCCTGGAGGTCATCCCCGCCGTCCGGGCTGCGGCCCCCACCACGCTGTGGGAAGCCGGGGACCCCTTCGGCGGCCGCCCGGAATTCGCCGGGTCCACCGAACCGGACGCCGCAGCCGCAGTCACCGCCGACCATGCCTTCAACAGGACGGACAACGCCCATGTCTTTGCACACTGA